A stretch of the Lactuca sativa cultivar Salinas chromosome 9, Lsat_Salinas_v11, whole genome shotgun sequence genome encodes the following:
- the LOC128129211 gene encoding extensin-like codes for MNYLRHPHPPTTRHYHHHLQPPNHLSPPITTHHHHESPPARLYHPPPPPPPQHTTLPPTTTHQYHHYPSPPPTSTTHYHWSSPRPPPITQQNHHHYHSPPQPTTITYHHHPMPIATNIGSD; via the exons ATGAATTACCTCCGCCACCCACACCCACCGACCACCCGTCACTACCACCACCACTTGCAACCACCCAACCACCtatcaccacccatcaccacacaCCACCACCATGAATCACCACCAGCCCGCCTCTACCACCCGCCGCCACCACCCCCACCC CAACACACAACACTACCGCCAACCACCACCCATCAATACCACCACTATCCATCACCACCACCTACCTCCACCACCCATTACCACTGGTCGTCACCACGCCCACCACCCATCACCCAAcaaaaccaccaccactaccactcacCACCACAACCCACCACCATCACCTATCACCACCACCCAATGCCTATAGCCACTAACATTGGATCTGATTGA
- the LOC111889749 gene encoding uncharacterized protein LOC111889749, with protein MNSCCCSLSYTWIVSFLIPIFSFAHGHFTMSIITTLVLVSSAFLFLIHSKHNLQVLEQQEKQPFQEDDQNDVNQVTEAVKKGCFDVGSPDSCSESEVIDQFSCTTEEDSDFDGWQFSGEVYRRPDCSDGSISDEESLIEIALPGGHYVGYQDVEEPKFCCRQRSPESVLWWPEMNEEENMIEIDLSVGSIKCSRFEIKA; from the coding sequence ATGAATTCTTGTTGTTGTTCACTTAGCTACACATGGATCGTTTCCTTTTTAATCCCCATTTTCAGTTTTGCTCATGGGCATTTCACTATGTCTATCATCACGACGTTAGTTTTGGTTTCTTCTGCATTTTTGTTCTTGATACACTCTAAGCACAACTTACAAGTTCTTGAGCAGCAAGAGAAACAACCCTTCCAAGAAGATGATCAGAATGATGTGAATCAAGTTACAGAAGCCGTAAAGAAAGGGTGTTTTGATGTGGGTTCACCGGATTCTTGCTCTGAGAGTGAAGTCATTGATCAGTTCTCATGTACAACCGAAGAAGATTCCGACTTTGATGGCTGGCAATTTTCCGGCGAGGTATACCGGAGACCTGACTGCTCTGACGGCTCCATATCCGACGAGGAGAGCTTAATTGAAATTGCACTCCCCGGTGGCCACTATGTTGGCTACCAAGATGTGGAAGAACCCAAGTTTTGTTGTCGGCAGAGGTCACCGGAATCTGTATTGTGGTGGCCGGAGATGAATGAGGAAGAAAATATGATAGAAATTGACTTATCTGTGGGGTCAATTAAGTGCTcaagatttgaaattaaagcgtgA